Proteins found in one Rhinolophus ferrumequinum isolate MPI-CBG mRhiFer1 chromosome 9, mRhiFer1_v1.p, whole genome shotgun sequence genomic segment:
- the MAK gene encoding serine/threonine-protein kinase MAK isoform X2: MNRYTTMRQLGDGTYGSVLMGKSNESGELVAIKRMKRKFYSWDECMNLREVKSLKKLNHANVIKLKEVIRENDHLYFIFEYMKENLYQLMKDRNKLFPESVIRNIMYQILQGLAFIHKHGFFHRDMKPENLLCMGPELVKIADFGLARELRSQPPYTDYVSTRWYRAPEVLLRSSVYSSPIDVWAVGSIMGELYTLRPLFPGTSEVDEIFKICQVLGTPKKSDWPEGYQLASLMNFRFPQCVPINLKTLIPNASNEAIQLMTEMLNWDPKKRPTASQALKHSYFQVGQVLGPSSHHLESKKSLNKQVQPLESKPSLVDLEPKPLPDVNNQTAGQPPPKYSHQPLQPIQPPQDMSVQQEPKLQSQQKQPQTLFPSIVKNMPTKPNGMLGHKGARRRWGQTVFKSGDHWEEFEDCDFGASDSKKPSMGIFKEKRRDSPFRLPESVPSSTNHSAGENKRLPAAISLKSDSELSTTSTAKQYYLKQSRYLPGVNPKTVSLIASGKDINPYTWRNQLFPKSLRPIGAELAFKRSNAGNLGSYATYNPSGYIPSFLKKEVGSAGQRIHLAPLGPTASEYTWNTKIGRGQVSGPTYTPTAKNLKIVPRAQPVPSVHGRIDWVAKYGGHR, encoded by the exons ATGAACCGGTACACAACCATGAGACAACTGGGGGATGGCACCTATGGCAGTGTGCTGATGGGCAAGAGTAACGAATCTGGGGAGCTGGTGGCCATCAAAAG gatgAAGAGAAAGTTCTATTCTTGGGATGAATGTATGAACTTGAGAGAAGTTAAG TCCCTGAAGAAACTTAATCATGCCAACGTGATTAAACTGAAAGAAGTTATCAGAGAAAATGaccatctttattttatatttgaatatatgaaagaaaacctCTATCAATTAATGAAAGACAG AAACAAGTTGTTCCCCGAGTCAGTCATCAGAAATATTATGTATCAGATATTGCAAGGGCTGGCATTTATCCATAAACATG GTTTTTTCCATAGGGATATGAAACCAGAAAACTTGCTTTGTATGGGTCCAGAACTTGTGAAAATTGctgattttggacttgccagagAATTAAGGTCACAGCCACCATATACTGATTATGTGTCTACCAGATG gTATCGTGCTCCTGAAGTTTTATTAAGATCTTCAGTTTATAGCTCTCCCATTGACGTGTGGGCTGTTGGGAGTATAATGGGGGAACTATATACATTAAGACCCCTCTTCCCAGGGACAAGTGAGGTCgatgaaatctttaaaatttgcCAAGTTTTAGGGACTCCGAAAAAA AGTGACTGGCCAGAAGGGTATCAGCTTGCATCCTTGATGAATTTCCGCTTTCCCCAATGTGTTCCTATAAACTTAAAAACTCTAATTCCTAATGCCAGTAATGAAGCTATTCAACTTATGACAGAAATGTTAAATTGGGATCCAAAAAAACGACCAACAGCAAGCCAG GCATTAAAACATTCATATTTTCAAGTCGGTCAAGTCTTAGGCCCTTCCTCACATCATCTGGAATCGAAAAAGTCTTTAAATAAGCAGGTGCAACCACTAGAATCAAAGCCATCTTTAGTTGACCTAGAGCCTAAGCCTCTGCCAGACGTAAACAATCAGACTGCCGGCCAGCCCCCGCCGAAATACAGCCACCAGCCACTGCAGCCCATCCAGCCACCACAGGACATGAGTGTCCAGCAAGAGCCAAAGCTTCAGAGTCAACAGAAACAGCCACAAACACTGTTTCCAAGTATCGTCAAAAACATGCCAACC AAGCCCAATGGCATGCTGGGGCATAAAGGCGCTAGGCGGCGTTGGGGTCAGACAGTGTTCAAGTCTGGAGATCattgggaagagtttgaggacTGTGATTTCGGAGCCTCCGATTCCAAGAAGCCAAGCATGggaattttcaaagaaaagagaagagattcTCCATTTCG GCTTCCAGAATCAGTACCGTCAAGCACCAACCACTCAGCAGGGGAAAACAAGAGATTACCTGCTGCTATCTCCCTAAAATCTGATTCCGAATTGTCAACCACTTCAACAGCTAAACAGTACTACTTGAAACAATCAAGATACCTTCCAG GTGTAAATCCTAAGACTGTGTCCTTGATAGCCAGTGGGAAGGATATAAACCCATATACTTGGAGAAATCAGTTATTTCCTAAGTCTTTGAGACCCATTGGGGCAGAGCTTGCTTTCAAAAGGAGTAACGCAG GAAATCTTGGAAGTTATGCTACTTACAATCCGTCAGGAtatattccttcctttctcaaaAAAGAAGTGGGGTCAGCTGGCCAGAGGATACACTTAGCACCTCTCGGTCCAACAGCTTCAG
- the MAK gene encoding serine/threonine-protein kinase MAK isoform X1, which produces MNRYTTMRQLGDGTYGSVLMGKSNESGELVAIKRMKRKFYSWDECMNLREVKSLKKLNHANVIKLKEVIRENDHLYFIFEYMKENLYQLMKDRNKLFPESVIRNIMYQILQGLAFIHKHGFFHRDMKPENLLCMGPELVKIADFGLARELRSQPPYTDYVSTRWYRAPEVLLRSSVYSSPIDVWAVGSIMGELYTLRPLFPGTSEVDEIFKICQVLGTPKKSDWPEGYQLASLMNFRFPQCVPINLKTLIPNASNEAIQLMTEMLNWDPKKRPTASQALKHSYFQVGQVLGPSSHHLESKKSLNKQVQPLESKPSLVDLEPKPLPDVNNQTAGQPPPKYSHQPLQPIQPPQDMSVQQEPKLQSQQKQPQTLFPSIVKNMPTKPNGMLGHKGARRRWGQTVFKSGDHWEEFEDCDFGASDSKKPSMGIFKEKRRDSPFRLPESVPSSTNHSAGENKRLPAAISLKSDSELSTTSTAKQYYLKQSRYLPGVNPKTVSLIASGKDINPYTWRNQLFPKSLRPIGAELAFKRSNAESIIKPIEKLSCNESFPEKLEDPQGNLGSYATYNPSGYIPSFLKKEVGSAGQRIHLAPLGPTASEYTWNTKIGRGQVSGPTYTPTAKNLKIVPRAQPVPSVHGRIDWVAKYGGHR; this is translated from the exons ATGAACCGGTACACAACCATGAGACAACTGGGGGATGGCACCTATGGCAGTGTGCTGATGGGCAAGAGTAACGAATCTGGGGAGCTGGTGGCCATCAAAAG gatgAAGAGAAAGTTCTATTCTTGGGATGAATGTATGAACTTGAGAGAAGTTAAG TCCCTGAAGAAACTTAATCATGCCAACGTGATTAAACTGAAAGAAGTTATCAGAGAAAATGaccatctttattttatatttgaatatatgaaagaaaacctCTATCAATTAATGAAAGACAG AAACAAGTTGTTCCCCGAGTCAGTCATCAGAAATATTATGTATCAGATATTGCAAGGGCTGGCATTTATCCATAAACATG GTTTTTTCCATAGGGATATGAAACCAGAAAACTTGCTTTGTATGGGTCCAGAACTTGTGAAAATTGctgattttggacttgccagagAATTAAGGTCACAGCCACCATATACTGATTATGTGTCTACCAGATG gTATCGTGCTCCTGAAGTTTTATTAAGATCTTCAGTTTATAGCTCTCCCATTGACGTGTGGGCTGTTGGGAGTATAATGGGGGAACTATATACATTAAGACCCCTCTTCCCAGGGACAAGTGAGGTCgatgaaatctttaaaatttgcCAAGTTTTAGGGACTCCGAAAAAA AGTGACTGGCCAGAAGGGTATCAGCTTGCATCCTTGATGAATTTCCGCTTTCCCCAATGTGTTCCTATAAACTTAAAAACTCTAATTCCTAATGCCAGTAATGAAGCTATTCAACTTATGACAGAAATGTTAAATTGGGATCCAAAAAAACGACCAACAGCAAGCCAG GCATTAAAACATTCATATTTTCAAGTCGGTCAAGTCTTAGGCCCTTCCTCACATCATCTGGAATCGAAAAAGTCTTTAAATAAGCAGGTGCAACCACTAGAATCAAAGCCATCTTTAGTTGACCTAGAGCCTAAGCCTCTGCCAGACGTAAACAATCAGACTGCCGGCCAGCCCCCGCCGAAATACAGCCACCAGCCACTGCAGCCCATCCAGCCACCACAGGACATGAGTGTCCAGCAAGAGCCAAAGCTTCAGAGTCAACAGAAACAGCCACAAACACTGTTTCCAAGTATCGTCAAAAACATGCCAACC AAGCCCAATGGCATGCTGGGGCATAAAGGCGCTAGGCGGCGTTGGGGTCAGACAGTGTTCAAGTCTGGAGATCattgggaagagtttgaggacTGTGATTTCGGAGCCTCCGATTCCAAGAAGCCAAGCATGggaattttcaaagaaaagagaagagattcTCCATTTCG GCTTCCAGAATCAGTACCGTCAAGCACCAACCACTCAGCAGGGGAAAACAAGAGATTACCTGCTGCTATCTCCCTAAAATCTGATTCCGAATTGTCAACCACTTCAACAGCTAAACAGTACTACTTGAAACAATCAAGATACCTTCCAG GTGTAAATCCTAAGACTGTGTCCTTGATAGCCAGTGGGAAGGATATAAACCCATATACTTGGAGAAATCAGTTATTTCCTAAGTCTTTGAGACCCATTGGGGCAGAGCTTGCTTTCAAAAGGAGTAACGCAG AAAGCATAATTAAACCAATTGAAAAACTATCATGCAATGAAAGTTTCCCTGAAAAATTAGAGGACCCACAAG GAAATCTTGGAAGTTATGCTACTTACAATCCGTCAGGAtatattccttcctttctcaaaAAAGAAGTGGGGTCAGCTGGCCAGAGGATACACTTAGCACCTCTCGGTCCAACAGCTTCAG
- the MAK gene encoding serine/threonine-protein kinase MAK isoform X3, with product MNRYTTMRQLGDGTYGSVLMGKSNESGELVAIKRMKRKFYSWDECMNLREVKSLKKLNHANVIKLKEVIRENDHLYFIFEYMKENLYQLMKDRNKLFPESVIRNIMYQILQGLAFIHKHGFFHRDMKPENLLCMGPELVKIADFGLARELRSQPPYTDYVSTRWYRAPEVLLRSSVYSSPIDVWAVGSIMGELYTLRPLFPGTSEVDEIFKICQVLGTPKKSDWPEGYQLASLMNFRFPQCVPINLKTLIPNASNEAIQLMTEMLNWDPKKRPTASQALKHSYFQVGQVLGPSSHHLESKKSLNKQVQPLESKPSLVDLEPKPLPDVNNQTAGQPPPKYSHQPLQPIQPPQDMSVQQEPKLQSQQKQPQTLFPSIVKNMPTKPNGMLGHKGARRRWGQTVFKSGDHWEEFEDCDFGASDSKKPSMGIFKEKRRDSPFRLPESVPSSTNHSAGENKRLPAAISLKSDSELSTTSTAKQYYLKQSRYLPGVNPKTVSLIASGKDINPYTWRNQLFPKSLRPIGAELAFKRSNAEYTWNTKIGRGQVSGPTYTPTAKNLKIVPRAQPVPSVHGRIDWVAKYGGHR from the exons ATGAACCGGTACACAACCATGAGACAACTGGGGGATGGCACCTATGGCAGTGTGCTGATGGGCAAGAGTAACGAATCTGGGGAGCTGGTGGCCATCAAAAG gatgAAGAGAAAGTTCTATTCTTGGGATGAATGTATGAACTTGAGAGAAGTTAAG TCCCTGAAGAAACTTAATCATGCCAACGTGATTAAACTGAAAGAAGTTATCAGAGAAAATGaccatctttattttatatttgaatatatgaaagaaaacctCTATCAATTAATGAAAGACAG AAACAAGTTGTTCCCCGAGTCAGTCATCAGAAATATTATGTATCAGATATTGCAAGGGCTGGCATTTATCCATAAACATG GTTTTTTCCATAGGGATATGAAACCAGAAAACTTGCTTTGTATGGGTCCAGAACTTGTGAAAATTGctgattttggacttgccagagAATTAAGGTCACAGCCACCATATACTGATTATGTGTCTACCAGATG gTATCGTGCTCCTGAAGTTTTATTAAGATCTTCAGTTTATAGCTCTCCCATTGACGTGTGGGCTGTTGGGAGTATAATGGGGGAACTATATACATTAAGACCCCTCTTCCCAGGGACAAGTGAGGTCgatgaaatctttaaaatttgcCAAGTTTTAGGGACTCCGAAAAAA AGTGACTGGCCAGAAGGGTATCAGCTTGCATCCTTGATGAATTTCCGCTTTCCCCAATGTGTTCCTATAAACTTAAAAACTCTAATTCCTAATGCCAGTAATGAAGCTATTCAACTTATGACAGAAATGTTAAATTGGGATCCAAAAAAACGACCAACAGCAAGCCAG GCATTAAAACATTCATATTTTCAAGTCGGTCAAGTCTTAGGCCCTTCCTCACATCATCTGGAATCGAAAAAGTCTTTAAATAAGCAGGTGCAACCACTAGAATCAAAGCCATCTTTAGTTGACCTAGAGCCTAAGCCTCTGCCAGACGTAAACAATCAGACTGCCGGCCAGCCCCCGCCGAAATACAGCCACCAGCCACTGCAGCCCATCCAGCCACCACAGGACATGAGTGTCCAGCAAGAGCCAAAGCTTCAGAGTCAACAGAAACAGCCACAAACACTGTTTCCAAGTATCGTCAAAAACATGCCAACC AAGCCCAATGGCATGCTGGGGCATAAAGGCGCTAGGCGGCGTTGGGGTCAGACAGTGTTCAAGTCTGGAGATCattgggaagagtttgaggacTGTGATTTCGGAGCCTCCGATTCCAAGAAGCCAAGCATGggaattttcaaagaaaagagaagagattcTCCATTTCG GCTTCCAGAATCAGTACCGTCAAGCACCAACCACTCAGCAGGGGAAAACAAGAGATTACCTGCTGCTATCTCCCTAAAATCTGATTCCGAATTGTCAACCACTTCAACAGCTAAACAGTACTACTTGAAACAATCAAGATACCTTCCAG GTGTAAATCCTAAGACTGTGTCCTTGATAGCCAGTGGGAAGGATATAAACCCATATACTTGGAGAAATCAGTTATTTCCTAAGTCTTTGAGACCCATTGGGGCAGAGCTTGCTTTCAAAAGGAGTAACGCAG